A region of Lycium barbarum isolate Lr01 chromosome 3, ASM1917538v2, whole genome shotgun sequence DNA encodes the following proteins:
- the LOC132634315 gene encoding E3 ubiquitin-protein ligase RSL1-like — MALPSKISDAECANELEMQYILEDSLTSRYNALARREEQLYCPNKRCSKLLILDPVEGITKGKCPSCKGPFCSQCRVPWHTGRNCDKFQKEEKDRENDIRVKLLAENRKWKNCPHCNSLVEKVDGCMHITCRCKEQFCYACGETWSERHWNC, encoded by the exons ATGGCTCTGCCTAGCAAGATATCAGATGCCGAATGTGCAAATGAACTAGAAATGCAATATATTCTTGAAGACTCTTTAACCTCGAGATATAATGCTCTTGCAAGAAGGGAAGAACAATTGTACTGTCCTAATAAAAGATGTTCAAAGTTGCTCATTCTTGATCCTGTTGAAGGGATTACTAAGGGCAAATGTCCTTCGTGCAAAGGACCATTCTGCTCCCAGTGTCGAGTCCCTTGGCACACTGGGCGTAATTGTGACAAGTttcaaaaggaagaaaaagacAGAGAAAATGACATAAGGGTTAAGTTGCTTGCTGAGAATCGCAAATGGAAGAATTGCCCTCACTGCAATTCCCTTGTCGAGAAGGTTGATGGTTGTATGCACATCACTTGCAG GTGTAAAGAACAATTTTGCTACGCATGTGGAGAAACTTGGAGCGAAAGGCATTGGAATTGCTAG